The following coding sequences lie in one Jonesia denitrificans DSM 20603 genomic window:
- the htpX gene encoding zinc metalloprotease HtpX: MGHRHLNGVKTAALFGVMWALLLGLWYLVAGDSPGLLLLFSAFGLAMTFYTFWNSDKLAIRSMHARPVSELEALAMYRIVRELSTAARQPMPRLYVSPTMSPNAFATGRSPRHAAVCCTEGLLAMLDERELRGVLGHELMHVYNRDILTSSVAAAIAGVISSVANLLFFFGGSDRDRNPLLALATMIVAPVAATVIQLAISRTREYDADQDGARLTGDPLALASALRKLEAGTARAPLPATQDLADVSHLMIANPFRAGGIASLFATHPPMNQRIARLEAMAGRF; this comes from the coding sequence ATGGGTCATCGGCATCTCAACGGGGTAAAGACCGCTGCATTATTTGGCGTGATGTGGGCGCTGTTGTTGGGTTTGTGGTATCTCGTTGCTGGCGATTCTCCTGGCCTTTTGCTGCTTTTCAGTGCTTTTGGTTTGGCGATGACGTTTTACACATTTTGGAACTCTGACAAGTTAGCGATTCGATCCATGCACGCCCGCCCGGTCTCAGAACTTGAGGCTCTAGCGATGTATCGGATTGTGCGTGAGTTGTCGACGGCTGCTCGCCAGCCGATGCCTCGCTTGTATGTGTCGCCCACAATGAGCCCTAATGCTTTTGCGACCGGGCGCAGTCCGCGCCATGCCGCGGTGTGTTGCACGGAGGGGCTCTTGGCGATGTTGGATGAGCGAGAACTTCGGGGGGTGCTGGGCCATGAACTCATGCACGTGTACAACCGTGACATTTTGACGTCATCGGTGGCGGCTGCGATTGCCGGGGTTATTTCTTCGGTGGCGAATCTTTTGTTCTTTTTTGGTGGGTCAGACCGTGACCGCAACCCGTTGCTTGCTCTGGCCACAATGATTGTGGCGCCCGTTGCTGCCACTGTCATTCAGTTAGCTATCTCGCGTACTCGCGAGTATGACGCAGACCAGGACGGGGCGCGTTTGACGGGGGATCCGTTGGCGTTGGCTTCGGCGCTGCGGAAACTTGAGGCCGGCACGGCGCGGGCTCCGTTGCCGGCGACCCAAGATCTTGCTGATGTGTCGCACCTGATGATTGCCAATCCTTTTCGGGCTGGTGGGATAGCGTCTTTGTTCGCTACGCACCCTCCCATGAATCAACGGATCGCCCGTCTAGAAGCTATGGCGGGACGTTTCTGA